One genomic region from Apodemus sylvaticus chromosome 1, mApoSyl1.1, whole genome shotgun sequence encodes:
- the LOC127670215 gene encoding uncharacterized protein LOC127670215: protein MSTKEVSAIYILREETNAMGAAQIMLGLIHSALGILWLSLYRLEEKKHSIGFKLMLTSICYLFASGTLFISSGASSITQGSSSTCQRMLAIITNTLSIFVTLFGSMLFGYEFPIFESIGIDYIWSNMAGMMLLQISVICTISELVVAIVVLHWFITSNMIRMPSAEREPIFFQLFLGSSHTELPPPPSKPPSVLEVENVSEESLPKQIEDEEKLIEAEED, encoded by the exons GCTGCACAAATAATGCTTGGCCTAATCCACAGTGCACTGGGGATTCTCTGGCTCTCTTTGTACCGTCTAGAAGAAAAGAAGCACAGTATCGGTTTTAAGCTCATGTTAACTAGCATCTGTTACCTGTTTGCGTCTGGAACATTG TTCATCAGCTCAGGAGCCAGCAGTATAACCCAGGGTAGTTCTTCAACATGTCAG CGTATGTTAGCAATTATAACAAACACCTTAAGTATCTTCGTGACTCTATTTGGTTCAATGCTATTTGGATATGAATTTCCAATTTTTGAATCAATAGGAATTGACTACATTTGGTCAAAT atGGCTGGCATGATGCTTCTACAAATTTCCGTCATATGTACCATCTCAGAGCTGGTTGTTGCAATCGTAGTGCTCCACTGGTTCATAACATCAAATATGATTAGAATGCCTTCAGCAGAACGTGA ACCAATTTTCTTTCAACTTTTCCTAGGTTCCTCCCATACAGAACTACCTCCACCACCTTCAAAACCTCCATCTGTACTTGAGGTGGAAAATGTCTCTGAAGAATCCCTTCCAAAGCAaatagaagatgaagaaaagctAATAGAAGCTGAAGAAGACTAA